From the genome of Aerococcus urinaehominis:
CCTCAACTGGCATCATGAATGGTTTGTCAGTATCACGTTCTGGAGTTGGGATGTATGAATCAACAGCATCCATTAATTCCATGATTTTATCTTCGTATTTTTCTTCGCCTTCTAGAGCTTTAAGCGCAGAACCAGCGATTACAGGGATATCATCACCTGGGAAATCGTACTCAGATAATAAGTCACGAACTTCTAATTCTACTAATTCTAATAATTCTTCATCGTCAACCATGTCAACTTTGTTTAAGAAGACAACCATGTAAGGTACACCTACTTGACGAGATAATAGGATATGTTCACGAGTTTGAGCCATTGGGCCATCAGTAGCAGCAATAACTAAGATCGCACCATCCATTTGAGCAGCACCAGTGATCATGTTCTTAACGTAGTCCGCGTGTCCTGGGCAGTCAACGTGAGCATAGTGACGGTTAGCTGTTTCATACTCGATATGAGAAGTGTTGATGGTGATTCCACGTTCACGTTCTTCAGGCGCGTTATCGATTGAAGCGTAGTCTTTAGCTTCACCGAAACCTTTTTTAGCTAATACAGTTGCGATAGCAGCTGTAGTAGTAGTTTTACCGTGGTCAACGTGACCAATTGTACCAACGTTTACATGGGGTTTAGAGCGATCAAAATGTTCTTTTGCCATTGTGTAAAATTCCTCCTAAAGAAAAGTTATCATTTGCCATAAATAGGCTATTTTCAATAATTTTATTATAGTAGCTCTCGCAAGAAAATGCAAGAATTTCATGCTAATTAGACCCTATAACTAGCCTAACTAGCCTTGTCAGCAGCTTGACTGGAGAGACCAGTCAAAGCTGGCGACAAGCTTAATTAATCTTCAGACTTAGTACCGTATTGTTTGATGATTTCTTCACCAATTGATTTAGGTACCGCTTCATAATGGTCGAAAGTCATGGTGAAAGTACCACGTCCTTGGGTAGCTGAACGTAGGGTTGTTGCATAACCAAACATTTCAGATAATGGTACTAATGAATTAACCATTAGGGCATTACCACGAGCTTCTTGTCCTTCGATCCGACCACGACGAGATGATACGTGGCCCATAACATCACCAAGGTATTCTTCTGGCACTAAGATATCTACCTTCATCATTGGCTCAAGGATAACTGGTTCTGCAGTTTTAGCAGCGTTACGTAAAGCCATAGAAGCCGCAACTTTAAAGGCAGTTTCAGATGAATCGACATCATGGTAAGAACCATCATAAAGTTTAGCCTTGATATCAACTAATGGGAAGCCAGCCAAGACACCATTTTCAAGGGCATCTTCTAAACCTGCTTCAACAGCTGGGATATATTCACGAGGTACTACACCACCAACGATTGCATCTTCGAATTCGAAACCTGCGCCTTCTTCGTTAGGTGAGAATTCAACCCATACATGACCATATTGACCCTTACCACCTGATTGACGTACGAATTTACCTTCGGCTTGAGTAGGTTTAGTAAAGGTTTCACGGTAAGATACTTGCGGCGCACCGACAGTCGCTTCAACGTTAAATTCACGTTTCAAGCGGTCGACGATGATATCCAAGTGCAACTCACCCATACCAGCGATAATTGTTTGACCAGTTTCATGGTCTGTAGACGCGCGGAAGGTTGGATCTTCTTCAGCTAACTTACCAAGGGCAATAGACATCTTGTCTTGGTCAGCCTTAGTATTTGGCTCAATCGCTACTTCAATAACTGGTTCAGGGAATTCCATAGATTCTAGAATCACTGGTGCCTTAGGATCAGCTAAGGTATCACCTGTACCAGTATCTTTAAGACCTACAGCTGCTGCAATATCACCTGAGAATACTTCAGAAATTTCTTCACGGTGGTTCGCATGCATTAATAGGATACGACCAACACGTTCGCGTTTGTCTTTCGATACATTTTGTACATATGAACCTGATTCAAGGGTACCACGGTATACGCGGAAAAAGGTTAAACGACCTACAAATGGGTCAGTCATTACCTTGAAGGCTAGGGCTGCGAAGTCACCTTCGTCATCAGCACGCACTTCGATTACTTCATCAGGGTGCTTAGGATCATGTCCTTCAATTGGTGGTACGTCAGTTGGTGCTGGTAGGTAGTCAATAACCGCATCCAACATTAGCTGTACACCCTTGTTCTTGAAGGCAGAACCACAAAGAACTGGGAACATTTCAACATTACAAGTTGCTTTACGGATAGCCGCTTTAATTTGGTCTTCAGAAAGTTCTTCACCTTCTAAATAAGCCATCATTAATTCTTCATCTGATTCAGCAACTGCTTCGAGTAGGTTTGTCCGCCATTCTTCAGCAAGTTCTTGATAATCTTCTGGGATGTCAGTCTCTTCGATTTCTTGTCCCATATCATCTAGGTACATTTCAGCCTTCATCTTAACAAGGTCAATAATACCAGTGAAGTTATCTTCAGCACCAATTGGTAATTGAATTGGCACAGCATTTGCTTGCAAACGATCCTTAATGGTGTTAGTTGAGTATAGGAAGTCAGCACCTAATTTGTCCATTTTGTTAACAAAAACAATACGTGGCACATTATAGGTAGTTGCTTGGCGCCAAACTGTTTCAGTTTGTGGTTCTACACCTGATTGGGCATCCAGTACAGTTACTGCACCATCAAGTACACGCAGTGAACGCTCAACTTCAACAGTGAAGTCCACGTGTCCAGGGGTATCGATGATGTTTACACGGTGACCTTGCCATTGAGCTGTTGTCGCAGCAGATGTGATAGTGATACCACGTTCTTGTTCCTGCTCCATCCAGTCCATTTGGGCGCCACCATCGTGGGTCTCACCAATCTTATGGATTTTACCAGTGTAGTATAAGATACGCTCGGTAGTTGTCGTCTTACCAGCATCGATGTGGGCCATGATACCGATATTACGTGTTTTTTCAAGAGGGAATTCTCTTTTAGCCATCTTCGATCTTTATCTCCTTTGTTCTTAGTCCACATAAGCTAGGCCTATGCGTAAGTTCAGTATATCATGTTTAAAGAAGGAGCACCTTCTTTTTTGATAAAAATGATTAGCTTCTTACCAGCGGAAGTGAGCGAAGGCCTTGTTAGCTTCAGCCATCCGGTGAGTTTCTTCACGTTTACGAACTGAAGCACCAGTGTTTTCAGCTGCATCCATGATTTCACGAGCTAGGCGAACTTCCATGGTACCTTCACCACGTAGGCGTGCATATTGAACTAACCAACGTAGACCTAAAGCTTGACGACGGTCTGGACGAACTTCAACCGGTACTTGGTAGTTGGAACCACCAACACGGCGAGATTTAGTTTCTAGAACTGGCTTGATGTTTTCCATAGCTTCTTCGAATACATCTAAAGGTTGGTTACCAGTTTCTTCTTTAATAATATCGAAAGCATTATACAAGATAGTCGCTGCTTTACCACGTTTACCGTCAACCATTAATTGGTTGATTAAACGAGTAACGATTTTTGAATTGTAAATTGGATCGGGTAGTACATCACGTTTTGGGACATGTCCTTTACGAGGCATTTAATGTCCTCCTTTCATATATTTGTCTATTATTCGTTAGGTTTTTTAGTACCGTATTTAGAACGGCTTTGACGGCGTCCATCAACACCAGCAGTATCAAGGGCACCACGTACAATATGGTAACGAACCCCTGGTAAGTCCTTCACACGGCCGCCACGGATTAACACAACGCTGTGTTCTTGTAGGTTATGGCCGATACCTGGGATATAAGCTGTTACTTCTAATAAGTTTGATAAACGAACACGGGCATATTTACGTAAAGCCGAGTTCGGTTTCTTAGGTGTCATGGTACCAACACGGGTACAAACGCCACGTTTTTGTGGTGAATTGTTACGGGTTGGTTTACGTTTCATTGAGTTATAGCCACGACCTAAAGCAGGTGAGTTAGATTTCTCAATCGCTGATTTACGCGGCTTACGTACTAACTGGTTAATAGTAGGCATTAGCGTCTACTCCTCCTTATATTGTTTTTTAAGTCCACACATCCAGGTGTGTCATTTTTTAAAAAAATAAATAATCGATGATTTCCACCGATTTTAAGTAGGCTTTTGTAACAGTCAGCACGACTGTTGGTTTGTCTACAGGAAACTGTCTACAAAAAGCACCTTTAAAATAATATCATGCTTGGCTGCCTATGTCAATAATCTTTTACAGATAATATGGTAAAAATAAAGAACCTGAGTATAAATCCCAGGTTCGCTATGATACGTATGTTAGCAGCCATGTCCCCACTTCAGAAATAAGACTCAATAGCTTATAGCTAGGGGTCCGATTCCTTTCAAGTGGTCTATGCCTGAACGTCGCGTCTTACACCCTCACTAGCAATTAATCTAAATTACGCATGGTAGGGAAAAGTAACACATCACGAATAGATTGGGCATCGGTTAATAGCATAACCATGCG
Proteins encoded in this window:
- the rpsL gene encoding 30S ribosomal protein S12 produces the protein MPTINQLVRKPRKSAIEKSNSPALGRGYNSMKRKPTRNNSPQKRGVCTRVGTMTPKKPNSALRKYARVRLSNLLEVTAYIPGIGHNLQEHSVVLIRGGRVKDLPGVRYHIVRGALDTAGVDGRRQSRSKYGTKKPNE
- the rpsG gene encoding 30S ribosomal protein S7; the protein is MPRKGHVPKRDVLPDPIYNSKIVTRLINQLMVDGKRGKAATILYNAFDIIKEETGNQPLDVFEEAMENIKPVLETKSRRVGGSNYQVPVEVRPDRRQALGLRWLVQYARLRGEGTMEVRLAREIMDAAENTGASVRKREETHRMAEANKAFAHFRW
- the tuf gene encoding elongation factor Tu; the encoded protein is MAKEHFDRSKPHVNVGTIGHVDHGKTTTTAAIATVLAKKGFGEAKDYASIDNAPEERERGITINTSHIEYETANRHYAHVDCPGHADYVKNMITGAAQMDGAILVIAATDGPMAQTREHILLSRQVGVPYMVVFLNKVDMVDDEELLELVELEVRDLLSEYDFPGDDIPVIAGSALKALEGEEKYEDKIMELMDAVDSYIPTPERDTDKPFMMPVEDVFSITGRGTVATGRVERGEVRTGDEVDIVGINPQIEKSVVTGVEMFRKTLDYAQAGDNIGALLRGVQREDIQRGQVLAQPGTITPHTKFEAEVYVLTKEEGGRHTPFLSNYRPQFYFRTTDITGVITLPEGTQMVMPGDNVTMEVELINPVAIEDGTNFSIREGGRTVGAGVVSKILA
- the fusA gene encoding elongation factor G, which encodes MAKREFPLEKTRNIGIMAHIDAGKTTTTERILYYTGKIHKIGETHDGGAQMDWMEQEQERGITITSAATTAQWQGHRVNIIDTPGHVDFTVEVERSLRVLDGAVTVLDAQSGVEPQTETVWRQATTYNVPRIVFVNKMDKLGADFLYSTNTIKDRLQANAVPIQLPIGAEDNFTGIIDLVKMKAEMYLDDMGQEIEETDIPEDYQELAEEWRTNLLEAVAESDEELMMAYLEGEELSEDQIKAAIRKATCNVEMFPVLCGSAFKNKGVQLMLDAVIDYLPAPTDVPPIEGHDPKHPDEVIEVRADDEGDFAALAFKVMTDPFVGRLTFFRVYRGTLESGSYVQNVSKDKRERVGRILLMHANHREEISEVFSGDIAAAVGLKDTGTGDTLADPKAPVILESMEFPEPVIEVAIEPNTKADQDKMSIALGKLAEEDPTFRASTDHETGQTIIAGMGELHLDIIVDRLKREFNVEATVGAPQVSYRETFTKPTQAEGKFVRQSGGKGQYGHVWVEFSPNEEGAGFEFEDAIVGGVVPREYIPAVEAGLEDALENGVLAGFPLVDIKAKLYDGSYHDVDSSETAFKVAASMALRNAAKTAEPVILEPMMKVDILVPEEYLGDVMGHVSSRRGRIEGQEARGNALMVNSLVPLSEMFGYATTLRSATQGRGTFTMTFDHYEAVPKSIGEEIIKQYGTKSED